The genomic interval gcagcctgcggatggtcgtggcttttccaccataatgctggccgccgtcgtataagtgaaatattcttgagtacggcgtaaaacaggattcaaataaataaataatccaggGTCACCCGAATACGAGGCggactctctaaccattaggccaccgaagctgtCAGCGGTATTTATTAGTTATAAGGAAAATTGTATTACATTACACGGTGGCTGTTACATTACTCACACCGTAATTGTAACACACCGTCAAATATCGTTTACTAACACTGTTCACTTTGTACAAAGGCGTCTCCTATTATAGGTGGAATATTCCTCATAACGGATGTGGTGGCGGACGGGTTATCACGCCATCCCGGCCcaatgctggcatcctctcctccggaacgtgggaaggtatgccagcaacctgcggccgGATGGTCGACTTCCCTCGGAttccgggtttcctcccaccataatgcttactgccgtcgtataagtgaaacattcatgagtaccgtacagtgtgaaacaccaatgaaataaatcaatcagtcaatcagctaTTTAGTCTCCTGTTTTGCTTCCCGGCATGTTCGACTTCAGCTCATGTACACTGGTTTGGCTGAATGACGAAAGGCGGTAGCTTCTCTTCCTGGACACTCGAGGTTTTTCGatccataaatctgaccccCGTTTTAGCAGTAAAAAATTCTTGCTTACAGTGTCAAATAACCAGATCCTcggtggctcagtcggttagcgcgctagcgcagcgtaatgacccaggagcctctcaccaatgcggtcgctgtgagttcaagtccagctcatgctggcttcctctccggccgtaagtgggaaggtcttgcagcaacctgcggatggtcgtgggtttcccccgggctctgcccggtttccacccaccataatgctggccgccgtcgtataagtgaaatattcttgagtacggggtgaAACACCgaacaaatagataaatcaaatcaaataaccAGATAGGTAAATCAACTCATCTGAACTCAAACTGTAGCTATTGACTTAAACAATCTTCGAAACAAATGATACAATAAAAAgccaaaaatgacaaaaagttatttacaaAAAGAGTTTATTCGGAGAAGAgaatttcttcaaaataaaagGTGTATAGTAAGCGTAGGAGACACTAAGGaaatttatctgttaaatttaacggaaagTCCGTTGTTTGAGTGAgctagaatgttttcttttattgcagcagattattctgttaaatagaACACATTCATATTCTGTgtaaattcaacataaatattctattagactGAGATGATATGTTCAATATGACACAAAATTGTGttacaacaacagaatacatccaGGCATCCCTCAagcaacaggctttctgttaaatttaacagattagtttttggAGTGTAGGAGTAGGGTTATATGCCAGTACCGGTACAAAAGGCTGGATCTGTAAAGGAATATTTTGTAAGATGGTGCTGGAGCAGGAAAGCGCTATCGGTTATTCTTAGCCGCTGTGTAGTAAAAAGGAATATGGGTTATTGAGTTAGATCATTAGTTAATATTTATCAGTGCCACCAGTAGGCCTTCAGCCAGTTCTTCAACCAAAATGGAATATCGATAAGAGACCTGGATAGGCGTGTAACGTTGTCTGTAGAGAGAGATAATAATACAAATGTAGGTGAATGGACAACAAATGCAGGTGAGATCGTCCATATCAATAGCTCTGGCTGGTTCAGTGGTGTAAAACGTGGGTTCCGCGACAGATCAGATTATTCGTATTCAGGTATTAGATCAGCTTTACTCTAGGAAGCTATGTCCATTTTTCTCCATCCGTAAACTTGGTGGCcctcgtataagggaaatattacCAGGAATCAAATATACTAATAAATGATTTCTATACCGACTAAGAATTTGTAACGCTTGTTCCAACTTGTTCATTATGTTTAAAGGTTGATAGATCACCTTGGTATTATTTAGTTGGCAATTCCAGTATTTCAGGATAGTAGAAAATGTCGTTCCTGGTAATTATGAATGATACACTTTCAAAGAAATGGTTGAAATTCACACTAACGGTACaaagtttgtttgtgtttatttatttctttttggaCTGGTTgtttagcgtcattttcaatGCTATTTCATTGAAACAACAGGTTGTTACAATTTTATGGTTGCAAGAGGTTAAgtgtaaatgtaatgtaaagGGAGATTAGTAAGTATGCCATCTGCAACAGACAGCCTAAGCGGCCATATCAACTGCGAGGAATGTCTGGGATTCCCCGTCCGGGGCTGGGCATGGGCCAATATCTCGTGTGTTCAAATGATTTGCAGACATATGCTACGAAGCGCAAGCGATCAGCTGTGGTGTAGTGCCTCTGACCTCCCTTTATCTCACACGTATCACCAGCTTTGCCTTACACCCAGTGTCACTTTTCACCCGCTTTGTGAAGTTACACGTGTGTAGACAAAATTCTTTTAAaagtaacacacatattctattgaTTCAACGTAACGAttccattagactaacaggatactgtgttgaatattacacaagactgtgttataataacagaacacattctagaaAGGTTTATTTCAGAAAAGGTTCATCTGGGAAATGGTTAATCTGGCATAATCTTCATCTCGCAAAATGCTCATCTAGGAAATGGTTAATCCGGCataatattcatcttgtaaaatGCTCCTCTGGGAAATGGTTAATACGGCAAAATATTCCTCTGGCAAAATGTTGTTCTGTAAAATAGCTAATCTGCCAAAATTTGCATCTGACAAAATGTTCATATAGTAAAATGCACATCTGActaattgtttattttacaatatattCTCCAAGGAAAATATTGATCTTGCAAAATGTACAGCAGACGAAATAGGTCTCTTACAAAAATGTCCATAGGgcaatatttgattattttgactTATGATTAGCACGGTGCTAAAGatgttttcacatgtgttgCAGTGGCTAAGTGTCTGAGGGGAGGACaccggagtgcccggggtaaacgtTTTCTGGGTACCCACAAACGGTTCGCCAGTATCAATTTTTCAACTCGTCCACCAGTTAAACAAGCTCATTAATTAACTAATGACCAACCGATTCATCGACCAGAAATCCAATCATCCAGTTATTTGACTATTAAACAGCTCATcagaataaacaaacaagataAGTTTCAAACTTTGAGAAATTAGTTTACTGTTTCATTtggtttgaacatttttttttcagatgatttcattcttaaaatgtattttctgttcatacatgtatacatcagtaaAGGTCGGTGAAGAAATCTTGAGTCTTCGCCCGGGATGGTGTCGATGGCTGTACACTGTCTGCTATGGACAAACCACTGCGTCTGCTGAAGCTCCGCTAGCGGTGGTGTGACTACACATGGCCTTGTACTTGGTCAGCGTTATTCCTCCCGCTGGGCAGTGTAGAGACGACGTATCCTTCATAAAACAGATGTCCCGGAAGTTCTTTGTACTTACGGAAACCGGGTTGGAACAAACATCTGAGATGAGACTAGCACCTTGGAGACGAATGAAGTCACAAAATCTCGAACAAGTTATGGTCCTACCTAGTAAGTACAGAGGAAAGGGCAAAGGTATAAACGCATTGTCATAACAATCTCGTGTACTGCAGAAAATCATGTCATTTTCTTTACTGGTTAGACTTATGTCTAACGGCATACTCCTGATTTTGTCACTTGCATAACGGTTATCAGGATTCGGTTTGGGTGAAACTCTGGTACTCATGTATACACATCGGGGATACCACCAATCGGGCACCTTAGTGGCATTTCTAACTCAAAGTTGTTCCCTCTATGACCAGTTTTCCAAAGAAATAGCTAATCAACGCTCCCTGGTTCAGTATATACATCTAGACAATACTTCCAAGGTTTACGTGAAAAAGTAACTGAATGTTATTTGACAATGCTCGGAATAAAACTGATAAGGACGGGCGTAAGGTTGCTTGTTCATTGGCGGTCGCCTTACCATTTTTCAACTCGTGCAGAGCGGATGACCAATGTGACGCGCTCACGCTGACGTCACACTGTTCACAGGTATTGTCAGGATTCATCGCCTTGTCCGCATAGCACACGCCATTAATGGAGCAGCCACCTTGggtaaattataaaaatatcgtCTTGAAGAATGCTACAACAAAATTTCTAATCAATTTGTGAAGTCTGCGAGTTGCATGCTgaacaatgggcgtggagagagatttgttttacaatggctgcactaACAAGCCGTCAGAACAAAGTCCATGCAATAaaacagcctacactactgtctgcGAATAACtagatcgctttaatttcctaatatactatccaaaaaaagaaatgcataacccggttttttgcggaggtgatgcagtcttttcaattatgcataaccaaataagaattgctattctgcaaatatttttttacacagattaaggaagggtccatatctagacaacaaggccatcaacttgaggtaagacactcacaatgagtctcccacttgagtggaatgtcagtatctgttatgaccaccacgggcacgaataacagttctgacacgccttgtcatggactggatgagacgctggatagaggcctggggaatgttctgccactcctcctgcaaacatgcaacttgctcttgaagcgtttggggttgaggttgacgttggcgtagacgtcgatcaagttcatcccacagatgctcaattgggttaagatccggggaacgggacggccagggtagcacatttacattgttttcggcgaggaagtcccttgtgacacgtgccgtgtgcggtctggcgttgtcctgctggaacaactcccgctgaacgtcaatgacaggtaagaggtgtggctgcaggatggtgtctcggtagcgtacggccgtaagatttccctgaacgtggacaagatttgtacgaccagtatacgatattgctgcccacatcatcacactccctccaccaaatctgtccacttggcgtacgcagttaggggcataacgttcgtgagcacgtctgtaaacccggtttctaccatcacgtctctgcaataggaatctggactcatcactgaaccaaatgcgtcgccagttgcgtagattccatgcagtcacgttgttacatcatcggaggcgattggcgcgatggtgaggacgcagcacgatcccaacatagggcctcctggctctcagtccatgttccctcagcctgttccgcactgtctgacctgatatcctcctcagtcccggtatgctggctgctgtgctttcagctgtagcacaacggtcacgcaaatggaggacccttatgtagcgatcttgggctgctgtagtgacacgtggtcgacctgaacgccgacggtcatttgttgtcccagtattgttgtagtgggcagcaagccgtgaaatcgtgctctggctgacgtgtagacgcctagaaatggacgattgggactctccagcttgaagtcttccaatggcaatatttcttgtgacagtgtcaagacgtggcatgttgaatcagcttgaaaacaccacttgaaagacgccgatttccggcccgaagttgcggttttatagtcacacactgcatgctttccatgcgtaagttcggcgtgtaagactgcacgtgatgcagtgtggtgctgtattttttacttcttccaaaaacggcctccaaactcaacattttcaaccaggaataaaatgtgtgctaactgtgactattaacaatattaaaacacatttcgctcatgaaatgaagacaaaatgtatttatttcatttcaaaataaaacaaaacacctatgcgtttctttttttggatagtatatctATCTCTAAAACCacactgccgtgagatcatacattacaacagataaaataaaattcacttaTTAAGGCTATATTATACTAATactaaaacaatttcaaacatggcagaAACAGGGATTACAGTAAAGTCAACAGCAATTCAGGTAACTGTTGTTACCCTCCTTCAAAacatttctgaataattatgaagtTACCCGAGGCAAttggttcttgccgtcgaaacagAGAATATGGGCTTTAACATTATACATTAGAAAAAGTGTGGGGTAATAATATGTCCAGTTCccagagcttgggttgttatgTGACATTTACTAAAGGCGAGCATGacattttacagacagctgaatacaggcgaccctctaaaagaaatagaccgTAATAATGGTTTCGACCGTGGTAAAACATGAACAACCCTGTTATTTTGGGACACTTAACTGCGATATACCCTGGCACACAGtctgaaaatggacaaatacaAACTAGTTTGACACATACATGAAGGCTTGTTAAGTACTAACTCAGAATTTGAAGCGAATGAATGATTTAAGAAAACGATAAATGATGTGATGAGCTATGATCTAGTTCGACACAGAGACAGGACATAATAAAGCACGTTATAATATGAACAGCTTTTAGGACGCCATTAAATATCATCTAGTTCGACTGACAGTATAGAACCTGGCTTTGAGGacagatttctgttcatgaatTCTGACTGTGTCAATCCAGAAAACGATTTTCATAAACGGTGCAACagcttaaaataaacaaatacattccAGTGTACAGCCCAGTGCACTTACTGATGGGACTGAAGCTCGTTGTGCTGATTGCACTGATGCACTTTTTGCAAGGATCATTAGGGTCCTCATCCCCTTCGTCATAGCAAACGTCATTGACAAAGCATTTTTGTGCTGAAAAATAACATGATCAGCTCAGATTAGAGCAAAAGTGGGATTGTTAATACCTGATAATGACAGACAGTGACTGATTTCCCGACTAGTGCTGACATAGAATACACAAAGTACTATAATAGAATGCGCCAATCCAAATCAAGGGGAAACCACTGACGCCTTTATTTATTCCCGCCTTTGTTTATTCCTGACTTTAGTCATTCCTGTCTTTGTTCATTCTAGTCTTTTTTCATTCCTGCCTTTATTCATTTCTGACTTTGTGGAATTTATGCCTTTGTTTATTCCTGACTTTGTTCATTCCTGTCTTGAGTTTGCGCTTTGTGAAAACATCGGTCACACATTAGTCACGCAATACGAAATAACAATCATGGTCAATTCAGCTTCGTACTCGAGATGTAATAGCGGTTGAAAGATGTAACCCGTTAGTAACTGGTTATACATACCGGACTATTATACCGGGAATTATAACAACTCGACATTTTAGTTAGCTCAggattgtgttttcttgttaacGAAAAAATTGACCTAACTACATTCTAACACGCCAAGCCAGAATGCATATTTCGTGCTTTTGGCGACTTTACACGTATGAAATTTAACAGATGTAATTTTAACAACTGCTCAACTTTGTGGCACGCTGTTTTAGAGACCCATAGCATAATGAACTTTTACCATCCTGAGAAAATCTACGCTATACTCACACATAAGGGTAAATTCAGACGGGTCCCGTGCACTGTCGCATACTCTGCAGGAAGCATTTGGATCCACCTCCCCGTCATTATAAGGGGTTCCATTGATGGAGCATCCTGCGAAACGGGAAGCAGAAATACAATCTCTCCACTTAACACTTCAAGACTTACATGTTAACCACATGTATGCGCAGTTTCTAAAATATACAATCACAGGAACCCTTTATCCACAGGGGATATAAAATTGCTCGAAAGCTGTATACCTTTTCGTTACGCCTTGActtccaacaacaacacatatacatgcgGGCCCTTAAAGGGAAGAATGGCCGTCATATGTGGAAAATATTTCTAGTTACTTTCGGGAAAAAGGCGGAATATTTCCCTGGAATTTTCGCATTCACTCTGCCTCGGTATGAACTATTCATAAGTAGGGAGTTATGGTTTCAACGAATCATACCaggttttttgatttttgtcataCTATTAACTATGATTACCCGATTGTAATTGATCTTATGCCAGCATAAGTCTAAATAATGGggaagatgtatgctaagtttcatggaaataggttcttGCAATCTGGAAAGGTTCTTGAAGAGGTTCTTCAAAACTGCCTtgagacttaataccagatttaactttaagctaAGTTTGTACATTGCCCCAAAATAATTCTGTAACAGTATaattaatatgaaataaatcttctgctgttatactttggtTTTGGACAACTGCAATGGCTGCTAAGTCTAACTAAAAgcttaaatatataatatgacttataaaccagtattagctaatacactatCGGACAACTGGGCCCAGTACATTAGGGATTGTTGCATGGACAAACTCTGAATACATGGTAAAAGCACCTTGACGCAAAGACCTAAATGAGGGCAATAATTACTCTCTCCACGACAGACTTCCATAACCTTATGGTTTCAGGCTCTGTCCAAAGACACCCGTTTTTCTGGTACAAGTGGCGATCGACACAATCATTGTTAGCCAATGAGCACTCCGTACAAGCAGAAAGCCTTCGCAAaaactacaaattttcattgctAGATGTGGAGTTACGTCTTCATATTCATGATTTAAGTAAGAAGTTGACTGAACACTGAATTAAACAAAATTCGTAGATAAGATGACGTTATTGTCTATGACAAATTCAGGGACAAACAGCTCTGCATACAAGTCTTCCAGGCATATTCTTTAGGGAAAAGACATTTTATGTATTAGTTACCACTGAAGACAGAAACTGGGAAGCCTCTCTGCTTCACGGCGCTGCAGAGTGCGGTAGTGTTAGCGCAGCAGTCTCAGACTTCCACGCAGTCCATCCTCAGAATCCCTAACTCCCGCTAAACAATTATATCCTcttctaacatacatgtaatccagtggttcaaacatttcaatgttTCCATTGGTCAATGTGGATTAGCGGTCTCCAGATCCCCAGTACAAGGATTTGCAGGGAGTTCCAGCAGAGGTTGGTAGATTGAACGGCTACGGCCACTGCCTAAGGAGGGTAggtaattatgataataattgATCAATTGCCTTTGATCCTAAGCATGCACAAGATCACATGACAGGagagatgtatggtaagtttcgtCCAAATTGGCGCAGCAGTTTGTGAGTATATGCATGGACAATATCGGGTCTACATCGGTGATATACGATCTGATGTCAATATGCCTccattagggttttattctaactgtttatgtacatgcctaaattgtagcaaattacacgtcccctagaGCAGAGGCATTTGGTAGACTCTAATATAGGGTGCCAAAAGTAGCGCATAAGTTGAACTTTCCTCTTTACAAATCTGTTTGGTTCAAGAGAGGTAATTAATTTAATAGGCGGTCAATTTTAGCCAAATTAAACCATGGAAAAGTAGTAATCGTGAACAAAGCACATGAAACTAATTTAGCCATGACACTAGGTCACGAGCGGACGTTCACCGTGGATGTTGATATTTGGTGTCACCAACATGTTCTAACTGTTAGTTTACTTTTGAGGAAAGTATGTCAGCTTTTACAATGGACGAAAAAGTTACTCATGGGAATTTTCAAACTTcgtttacattttaaaataacgCACCTCTTTATTTCTTTGTCTAAACCAGATCAAATGCTTCCCTcaataaaatttcacacaaacttTGTCTTTCAGATCTACGGTAGATGTAAAAGTCAAATGCAGGGATAAACAGCCACGATTCAATAAATGACATGTATCACAGGGCCGCACCGCAGAACTGTAAACTGTGGCatataaacaaacatttgaCAACGTCCAACACAGTGTGTAATTCCGAAATAAGGTGTCTCGTTTCACTCGGTTCCGGCGCTAGTTTTCTTTATGTTTCATAGACTCATCACAATACCGATTTGAAAGCAAATACTATACAATAATCCAGTATTCAAAAAGAGCACAGTGGATATCCCCGTTCGTAATGATACTTCTTGAACATATGAATGTATTACAGCTGTAAATACGAAATATAATTGGGCCGTTCACGCTATTCATGTAAGGCGATTTGTGAGACAACACCATTACCATGCCGGTAAATTGTGTGATGCATGTATTCACGTCAGTAAGGTTATGTTACATCTGGGAATTCTGCGCTTAAACTTCACACTCCGTTTCCGTGAAGATGAGTGATTTTATCACGAGTAAAACCTGTTCGCATACTGTTTTTCATTTGATGcggtacgacattaaaccctaaacactcctttattcattcattatccCTACACACGTTCTACTGTGGTCTTACTTGTTGGGCCTGAGCAGGACAACCATAGGTCACGGCTGTGGCTACAGTTACTGCTTCCCCAAGGTCCGTGAGAGCATTTAGATATATCCGTTTCGTTGCCAGCACAGATAACGTTGTTCAGCCAGACGACCCCGGTCCCTGCTCCAGAAAAAAAGGTATTCCAGTAAGTGCCATCCCtgtcaaaaaaatatacaatcGATTTATCATTGCACATAAAGGCTTAAAGGTACCAGTAGGCACTAAAGGTGGTGAGTCGCAGAGCTAATAAGGAAGGTGGAATTGGGGGGGTGGGGATGACGTCATGTCTAAAAGCAGAACGCTAGTATTATTCAGAGTAACAAGAGAATTTAATAGAAGCACTTCCGCATGGCCTGAATTTTCTGGTTCGCTTCTGTGTGTTGGTTCCGGTTTGACCTTGAGTGGTGGGCACCAAATGGAGCTGTAACTAACATACCCCCACGTTAGTTGGTTACTTTTGGTTGTTTCATCATACTCTGAAATACTGTTTAATACCCGAGTATACTGGAACATTTTACTACTATAAAAGCTATAAGGTATTTACAAATTTCATAAACTTCCCTGAAAAGCACGCAGGAAAGGCCAACATAACGAGATAAACTGCCGGAATGTTGACGTCGGGCCCATTGGCTTCCACAAGCAATGTCAACTTGTTGGATTATGCACATCATTGCTTTAATTTTTTCCCCTCTGTATGCCAGTGACATTTTGGTCGATATCTCAAAACACTTCCATTTAGCATCTTAAAATTAATTTCAGATACttaaaaaacagtcaaaatccTCAAACCAACGGACAGTTAATCTATATCCAATTTGCCGCTCTGTGCTGACCAATCGAAATCCTCAAACCAATTAATCAGTGACCAATTCACCGCTATGTGCCTGACCAATCGAAAACCTCAAATCAGCACAACGAAGCACAACGACTTCGGAATTAAAACCtcaaaaaaagtgtttttggtTGATTTTCGCACTAAGTTTTCCTTTACGTCTGCGTTCTGCATTTAGTCATCATCTCTGCCGCCTGAAATCTACCTCGTATATAACATTACCCCACGGCAACGATTTATACATGTTAGAGATTTTGTATTATTAATAATGATCTTTTGGAAGTTGGCTTACTACTACGCTTACTACGAgttttaagtcgtacttaaccatttttatgtcatgtgacgacaaggagtcattagtagtgtgtacatatatcgcGTCCTcttgctgccgccactgaagtatcatgccgaagacacgagcatgacaccccaccaagccACCCTATACCGACACAGGGACAACATCCGGGAcgtaacctctcagtgctaagcgccaagcgaggccgCGACAAGTACTATGGGCTTAATATTGTACGAATGTTATCTTGTACCTGTATCCAAAGAATCCACAGAAAGTAACTGCTGTAAGCTCGTTGGCGTTGTTGTAACAATGTGACACTGTCCCCCATACACCACCATAAAAAACTTCCAGGCGTCCGCTCAGCCTGGTTGTCGTTTTGTGACCATCGACCAGTCGTACGGCATAAGTTTCTGAAActaatatttttattccatgtGAAAGTCTTATTTCAGAATCATTTCAATGGTATCATTACCTCATTACTGGATGACCTCCTTGTTTATAAGTGAGCCATCTCGTCTCAATTAAACATCGTGTTGATGAGAACAGATACAAACGTCATGTGACAGAATTGTAGCAAAAAGTGGACTATCCCTATCTCGGGCAATCTTCACGATGGTTGTTTCtagaaaaaataaatcccaAATTATGTTTTAGTGGACCCTCCTTCATTTGGAATAAGTCCCGGGTCTCTCACTCCTCTCAAACTCCCTCGGAGATGTTGCAGATCATGTTAACactttaaataaatgtttagtgCCTTTTTGGGGTTTATGAAGTTAGTTTGGGTCCCACAAACATTGACTGATATTACTAATCACAAAATAACCCTTTCGATAGTTGTTGGCGACCAACCAGAAACCCTCCAAGTGTTCCAAAGAGGCTTCCTACAACTTCAGTTTAAATTTTAGCTCAATCGCATCAGCCGTTGTGGGGAAGACGACCCCGTTCATTCTGCACAATAAGTATACATGCACAACGTAATGTCATTACCTAAAACATATTGTATATTCATAAATGTGCCAAAAAACGAGAATGAGAATAATTACAATTCTAATCTTGTATGGTTTGAGTTCTTAATAAGTGACGGTATTATCATATACAATTTTAATGGGTTGTCCAATGATTTTTACTTCATTGTCAACGTTTCTTAGTACTTAAGGAAGGCAGCGGCCAGTTAAATATCTATCATCTGTTCTGTAATTTGTTCCTGAAATGGTTCTGAGTTAAACAGTAGGCAAGCAATGCTTACCGCCTATAAAAAGAAAGTCATACACGGACACTCACAAGTGATTGGTACTCACGTTAATCGAAAAAGTCATTCGCTCACctctatttttatttaatatttttttttttatttcggaATGATTTTAGCAAATTCTTAGCAAAttaaaaagcaacaacaacaaaaactccCCAAAACATCCCAGTGTTAGAAGTGTATTGTACATAGGTATTACGTTGGAGTTGAAGAAACTATTTGGCCTATATGAAGGCATTTCCCGCCATCCCC from Liolophura sinensis isolate JHLJ2023 chromosome 3, CUHK_Ljap_v2, whole genome shotgun sequence carries:
- the LOC135463387 gene encoding neurotrypsin-like gives rise to the protein MAKHTLVKICRFLSILMIMLKLANGNYEIRLVNGDTNELHSNGRLEVFYNGEWGTVCDDMFTDLTAATLCGFLGYSRGYFAWNSAFGRGTGPIWLDNVVCSGTETNIDQCDHIPWGSNNCDHDEDVGLMCSNLPILSELYELKLINGEETATSLSGQLEVFFGGVWGPVCGDNVNEVTAVSLCRFLGYSRGYRAANAVFGEPTNLFWLDNLMCSGNETTISECTFNKPWRNNDRCKERNGLGLVCTNLSEVSETYAVRLVDGHKTTTRLSGRLEVFYGGVWGTVSHCYNNANELTAVTFCGFFGYRDGTYWNTFFSGAGTGVVWLNNVICAGNETDISKCSHGPWGSSNCSHSRDLWLSCSGPTRCSINGTPYNDGEVDPNASCRVCDSARDPSEFTLMSQKCFVNDVCYDEGDEDPNDPCKKCISAISTTSFSPISGCSINGVCYADKAMNPDNTCEQCDVSVSASHWSSALHELKNGRTITCSRFCDFIRLQGASLISDVCSNPVSVSTKNFRDICFMKDTSSLHCPAGGITLTKYKAMCSHTTASGASADAVVCP